The sequence GCAGGGAGACTTTGAATTAGGACTATTAGAAACCCGCCAAGGCTCTCGACTCATCGCGCTGCCAGAGGTACTACTACAAGGCATTTATGACGGCTTAGAGGAAGAAATCGGACAGGCTTCTAGTGTGGTGCTTCATAATTGTGGTCGTTGGTGGGGTAAAAGTTTTTACCGTCGCTTTATCAATGAGGTGAGCGAATATTATGAACGTCCCCTTTCTCAGATGGAAATGGCGGAGTTTATCAGTTGCCTCAAACAGTGCTGGAAAACCCATGGTTGGGGAGTAGCAGAATTTGACTTTGACTATTATCCCCAAGGTTTTGTAGTGGTAAAAACCGTTAATTCTCCTTTTGCGGCAGCTGCCCCCAAAGATAAGCATTTTTCTTGTCAACCCGAAGCAGGAATCTTGAGCGCTTTCTTTAGTCAGTTGACGGGGGAAGATTTGGGCTGTGTGCAAACCAGTTGCGAATCTATGGGCCATGAGGCTAATTATTTTGTTATTGGTTTAGCCGAAAGAATCAAGCTGACAGAGGGATGGTTGGAGGAAGGGCATGATCATCCTACCATTATGGAACGGCTTTCCCGCAGTGAAATGACCAGTTTATAATCTTTGTACAAAAATAAGTAGTTGAGTTTTAAGAGGTTTATTTTAAAGTTGTGGCAAAAACAATCAAGTTAGATCCTATCGGCACGGAAACAGCAATTCAAACTAATGATAATCTTTTATCGGGTTTGCTAAAAAATGATTTGGATGTAATGCAAGAGTGTGGGGGGCGCGGAATGTGTTCCACTTGTCACGTTTACATCAAGGAGGGAATGGATAGTTTATCTCCCCTTAATCGTCGGGAAAAAAGAACTCTGGAGGTAATTACTACTTGTAAGATGAATTCTCGTCTTGCTTGTCAGGCTAGGGTTATCGGCGAAGGGGTGGTGGTTGAGTTACCTTCGGGGATGTATTTGAGCCAAATTGATGATGTGGATGCTTTAATTGGCAGACGCGCCCAGAAAAATATCCTTCACCCTATTTCTGGCAAAATCTTGGTGGAGGAGGGTAAGTTGATTACTCGTTCGATGATTTCTCAACTACAAAATACGAAGGGTGAGGTTAATCAGTATCTTGCCCAGACGGAAGATGTTGTTTAGTTATTTACATAAAAAAATAGGAGTTGGTATTATGTTGAAACAATTTGCGGATTTAACCCTTGAGGCTGATGGACGTTATGCCGAAGATTATGAACTCAAATTTTTAGATAATTATTTTGCAACCAAGGATTTGCGTATGAGTGCTTATGTGAAAATTAGGGATGCTGCCGATGAAATTATTGAGGCGGTTAGGGTTGGTAAGCAACAGCGTAATCCTGAGTTTACGGATTTTTATGTTACTTGTAAGCGAGATTTGATTGATTTGTTACGTTATTCGGCGGCGGCTTTGTTGTTTGATGATATGGAGCGTTTACGGACTAATATGTTGCTCTGGTTTCAGACGATTTCTAAGGCTTATAAGTTTGAGGATGATAATGTTGATACTTATGATGTTCTGCTTAAGGCCATTCGTCAGTTTTTGACTCCTGAGGAGGCTAAGTTGGCTATTCCTATTTTTGAGCTTAATTGTGCGGTTTTGGTTTAATTTGTTTTTTGTTGATTAATAAAGAGAGGTTTTTAAGATTATGGATAAGCAAGTTGATGTTTTGGGTTATGTGGGTTTGGGTGTTACTGCTTTAGGGGCGATCGCCTCGGCGGTTACTGGTCAAGTATTGCCTTTGTCTGTGGCTTCTACCATTGGGGTTGGTTGTAATGTTTTTAGCCGTAAGCAGTCTGAGGAAAGATTGGTTGATGGTTTTAATGGTCAAGGGGAAAAAATTGAGTCTTTACAAGGTATTGTGGAGGCTAACCATGGGGAGTTAAAAGAAGCTATGGTTATGGGTAAGGCTGATTTTGGTAATCAGGTGGAGGATTTGAAACTTAGTCTTAATGAGCGTTTGAATAATATTAAGGATAGTTTGGATCAAAATGTTAGTAGCTTAAATGCTGAGACTAAGGAAATAAAAGATATCGTGACTAATTTACGACAAGTGGAAGTATTATCTCAGGAGTTACGGGTTAAGCCTGATTCTGCTACTTTCTTCTATGAAAGGGGAAATAGTCATCATAAGTTGGGTAATGTCTCAGGGGCGATCGCTGATTATACTGAAGCTATTAAGAAAGATGGTAATCATGCCCAAGCCTATCATAAGAGGGGTATTTTGTACCTAGATTCTGGAGAAAGACAAAAGGCGGTGGACGATTTACGCAAGGCTTCTTTGTTGTATTTTGAAAAAGGAGAAATTGAAAGTTATCACCAAGCTAGGGAGATGAGTAAAAATGTTCATGAGTTGGAAAATCATGGCAATGGTAGTAATGGTAAAGTGTTAATTGGTGCAAAGTTATTTTCTTAATTTTTGCTTATTTTTATTGGGTAAATATTTTTTACCCTCTCCTTTCTAATTCTTTGACACTGTCGAGGAGTAGAAGGGCTTTTTTTTTATAAAGTTTTTCGATGCTTGACCTTTTTTTATTGAATACTAATAATTTTTCCTCGGATTTAACCTATTTTAAATCTCTTTTATCGCCAGATGAATTAGATAAAATTGAACGTTTTAAGAATAAATTACAGGGCGATCGCACCTGCATCGCTAGGGCAAATTTAAGAATTATTTTAAGTAAACATCTCAATATAAATCCAGATAAAATTATCTTTAATTATAATCAAAAAGGAAAACCATTTTTAAAAGATTATTCTAATTTATATTTTAATTTATCCCATACTGATAATTGGATAATTTACGGAATTTCCAATCAATTAATCGGGGTAGATATAGAAAATATTAGTAAACAAGTAAAGTTTAAACAACTAGCTCAAAGATTTTTTTGCCCCTCAGAATATGCCCTTATTGACCAAGTAAAGCCCGAAAATGAAGCACAACTATTCTATACCTTCTGGACTGCCAAGGAAGCCTATTTAAAAGCTATTGGCGAGGGATTATCTGGGGGATTGGATAGTATCGAATTAAGTTATAATTTCCTAAGTGAAAATGTGGAAATTACTTCGGCGAAAATCAGGGAAGAATGGCAGATAAAAAACTGTAAGATTAATGATAATTATTTGGTTTCTGTGGCGGTAAAAAGTAAAGATGAATTACCTGATAATTTGACAATTAAAGAGTTTGAAACACAATAAATAATTGTCAATTGTCCATTGTTAATTGTCAATTGTTTTGGTGGGCATTGCCCACCCTATGAAAAAATTAATTATTGGTTGCCTGAAGTCTAGCTCTAGCTTTTTTATAGTTAGAATTAGCTTTGATTTGTGCGAGGCGATCGCCCCCAGAGTTTGCAGATTTTAACTCATTTTCAGCAGTTTCCAAGTCAGCCTTAGCAGTTTCCTTATCGATGGATTCCCCTAACTCAGCACCATTAACAAGAACTTTTACTTCGTTATTTTCCACCTCAGCAAAACCACCCATTACAGCGATAGATTTCCAATCCTTCTCGGTGCGCACTCTCAAAACCCCAATATCAAGGTTAGTCAAAAGAGGAGCATGATCGGTCAAAATTCCTAACTGTCCACTGCCACTAGGTAAGATAACCTCTTGAGCATCCTGATCCCAGACAGTCTTATCAGGAGTAATTACCCTTACTGTTAAAGTCATAATTCAAACAAAAAATTTAATACTTATAATTTTATTTCTCTCAAAAAAAGGAAAGACATGGGAATATTATTTACTTATCCTGTCTTTCCCTTGTAATGTTGCGGATACAAAACCCGCAAACTAATAATTAGCTATCCTTAGCCTTTGAGTTTTTCACCCTTGGCGATCGCCTCGTCGATGTTACCAACTAAGTAGAAAGCCTGTTCAGGTAAATGATCCAATTCACCAGAAAGGATTCTTTGGAAACCTTTAATAGTATCTTCGAGAGAAACATATTTACCGGGGCTACCAGTGAATACTTCAGCAACGAAGAAAGGCTGAGACAAGAAACGCTCAATTTTACGCGCACGATCAACAGTTAGACGATCTTCTTCAGATAATTCATCTAAACCGAGAATCGCAATAATATCTTGTAATTCCTTATAACGTTGTAAGGTAGATTGTACCGCACGGGCAGTGTTGTAATGCTCTTCACCCACAATGCTAGGCTGTAACATGGTGCTAGTAGAACCTAAAGGATCTACCGCAGGATAAATACCCTTAGAAGCCAAAGCACGGGATAATACAGTAGTACCATCCAAGTGAGCGAAGGTAGTAGCAGGGGCAGGATCAGTTAAGTCATCCGCAGGTACATATACCGCTTGGATAGAGGTGATAGAACCTTCTTTGGTGGAGGTAATACGTTCTTGTAAATCCCCTACATCAGTACCAAGGGTGGGCTGATAACCTACCGCAGAGGGCATTCTACCAAGAAGCGCAGATACTTCAGAACCTGCTTGTACGAAACGGAAAATATTATCAATGAATAATAATACATCTTGCTTGTTAACATCACGGAAATATTCCGCCATGGTGAGTGCAGATAAACCCACACGCATTCTAGCTCCAGGGGGTTCGTTCATCTGACCATATACTAACGCAATTTTGGATTCCTCAGGATTATCCGCATTGATTACGTTAGATTCAATCATTTCATTGTAAAGGTCATTACCTTCCCTGGTGCGCTCGCCTACACCACCGAACACAGATACACCACCGTGTTGGATAGCGATATTGTTGATAAGTTCCATCATAATAACGGTTTTACCAACCCCTGCACCACCAAACAAGCCGATTTTACCGCCTTGACGATAGGGAGTTAATAAATCAACAACTTTAATACCAGTTTCAAATACGGTAGGTTTGGTATCTAAATCGGTGAAAGCAGGAGCTTTACGGTGAATGGGGGAAGTTTCGCTAGTGTTAACAGGCCCTTTGTTATCTACAGGCTCACCTAAAACGTTGAAAATACGACCTAAGGTTGCTTTACCTACAGGTACGCTGATGGGTTCACCCAAATCAACAATTTCCATACCTCTAACTAAACCGTCAGTAGAAGTCATAGAAACCGCACGAACTTGGTTATCACCTAAAAGCTGTTGTACTTCACAAGTTAC is a genomic window of Cyanobacterium stanieri LEGE 03274 containing:
- the atpC gene encoding ATP synthase F1 subunit epsilon, with product MTLTVRVITPDKTVWDQDAQEVILPSGSGQLGILTDHAPLLTNLDIGVLRVRTEKDWKSIAVMGGFAEVENNEVKVLVNGAELGESIDKETAKADLETAENELKSANSGGDRLAQIKANSNYKKARARLQATNN
- a CDS encoding 4'-phosphopantetheinyl transferase family protein — its product is MLDLFLLNTNNFSSDLTYFKSLLSPDELDKIERFKNKLQGDRTCIARANLRIILSKHLNINPDKIIFNYNQKGKPFLKDYSNLYFNLSHTDNWIIYGISNQLIGVDIENISKQVKFKQLAQRFFCPSEYALIDQVKPENEAQLFYTFWTAKEAYLKAIGEGLSGGLDSIELSYNFLSENVEITSAKIREEWQIKNCKINDNYLVSVAVKSKDELPDNLTIKEFETQ
- the atpD gene encoding F0F1 ATP synthase subunit beta, with the translated sequence MVATKEKTNVGKITQVIGPVVDAEFPSGNLPRIYNALRIEGTNEAGQPVAVTCEVQQLLGDNQVRAVSMTSTDGLVRGMEIVDLGEPISVPVGKATLGRIFNVLGEPVDNKGPVNTSETSPIHRKAPAFTDLDTKPTVFETGIKVVDLLTPYRQGGKIGLFGGAGVGKTVIMMELINNIAIQHGGVSVFGGVGERTREGNDLYNEMIESNVINADNPEESKIALVYGQMNEPPGARMRVGLSALTMAEYFRDVNKQDVLLFIDNIFRFVQAGSEVSALLGRMPSAVGYQPTLGTDVGDLQERITSTKEGSITSIQAVYVPADDLTDPAPATTFAHLDGTTVLSRALASKGIYPAVDPLGSTSTMLQPSIVGEEHYNTARAVQSTLQRYKELQDIIAILGLDELSEEDRLTVDRARKIERFLSQPFFVAEVFTGSPGKYVSLEDTIKGFQRILSGELDHLPEQAFYLVGNIDEAIAKGEKLKG
- a CDS encoding tetratricopeptide repeat protein codes for the protein MDKQVDVLGYVGLGVTALGAIASAVTGQVLPLSVASTIGVGCNVFSRKQSEERLVDGFNGQGEKIESLQGIVEANHGELKEAMVMGKADFGNQVEDLKLSLNERLNNIKDSLDQNVSSLNAETKEIKDIVTNLRQVEVLSQELRVKPDSATFFYERGNSHHKLGNVSGAIADYTEAIKKDGNHAQAYHKRGILYLDSGERQKAVDDLRKASLLYFEKGEIESYHQAREMSKNVHELENHGNGSNGKVLIGAKLFS
- a CDS encoding V4R domain-containing protein, producing the protein MISIADLVEKKPLKGNYFSPDAYVQGDFELGLLETRQGSRLIALPEVLLQGIYDGLEEEIGQASSVVLHNCGRWWGKSFYRRFINEVSEYYERPLSQMEMAEFISCLKQCWKTHGWGVAEFDFDYYPQGFVVVKTVNSPFAAAAPKDKHFSCQPEAGILSAFFSQLTGEDLGCVQTSCESMGHEANYFVIGLAERIKLTEGWLEEGHDHPTIMERLSRSEMTSL
- a CDS encoding 2Fe-2S iron-sulfur cluster-binding protein; amino-acid sequence: MAKTIKLDPIGTETAIQTNDNLLSGLLKNDLDVMQECGGRGMCSTCHVYIKEGMDSLSPLNRREKRTLEVITTCKMNSRLACQARVIGEGVVVELPSGMYLSQIDDVDALIGRRAQKNILHPISGKILVEEGKLITRSMISQLQNTKGEVNQYLAQTEDVV